The genomic window attcaagacataggaagtacaatggtgcttattggctctttctaccatgagatatggtcacttttagtggttcactaccttattttggtcacatttcataagggtcaaagtgaccttgaccttgatcatatgtgaccaaatgtgtctcatgatgaaagcataacatgtgcctcacataatttttaagtttgaaacagttatcttccatagttcagggtcaaggtcacttcaaaatatgtatacaatccaactttgaagagctcctgtgaccttgaccttgaagcaaggtaaaccaaactggtatcaaaagatggggcttactttgccctatatatcatatataggtgaggtattgaatctcaaaaacttcagagaaaatgggaaaaatgtgaaaaatagctgttttttagacatttatggcccctgcgaccttgaccttgaagcaaggtcaagatgctatgtatgttttttggggccttgtcatcatacaccatcttgccaaatttggtactgatagactgaatagtgtccaagaaatatccaacgttaaagttttccggacggacggacgactcgggtgagtacatactcacttttgctttgcatgtgagtcaaaaatggctttaataagcgggaTGGTGGCTTTATAAAGCGGGTAAGCTTAAAGCATAAGGAAAAATCCGTGCAGTAAGAAATTGGCCTCAAAAAGCGGGTGGCTTTATTAAACATGGCCTTATTAAGCGGATTCTCCTGTACATGTAGTACCTTCAACatactctacacacacataattataggaCCTTcaacatacagggtgacacacaaaaaacggtCATCACCAAAAGTCGAATAACTTCAGAAATTTTATTTAGATCAACACAAAACTTCAGCCACATTAGGTCAAGCCTATGTAGCAGACATCCCCAAAGTGTCAAGTCTGTACTACAAAAACTCTTTGTTTCACTGGCGCACAAAAATGTGCTCTATATGAGCTCCCCGGCGCTGCAGGCACACTTGGATCAGGGGGCAAAAAAACGGTCATCacctaaacttgaataactTTTGAAATAATTAAtcaattctttttatttttcagatttATCAAGTGGAACCAATGTTCTATGAGTGTACCAAATTTGAGCCTCGAGCTGGCATGGACTACGGAGGAAAATAAATTTATAGTTGAGGCATATTTTCGGCTGAAGTCAATCCATGCAGCTCAATTGCAATTCAAAGAACGGTTCGGATGTCGTGAATTTCCTGTCCACTCAATGATCTACAGATGGGTCAACAAGTTCAGAACCCATGGGACTGTGCGTAACCTCAATGGTAAAGACACTAACAGACAATCACACTCTGGACGACCGATATCATCAAGGACACCACCACATGaccgttttttttgtgtcaccctgtactttATAACTTTTTCCGGTCTCATGAGCATGAACACAGTGGTTCTTTGATGCATTTATTTCAGACATAATGCTGTCCAAAATAAAGACAATCTGTGGCAAGCAAAATTTACCTTTCTTTAGCTTCTCCATCAAGGATTCAGAGTATTTCATGGCACCGAAGTAAACTAGTGCTTGTGGAATTCTGAAAAAGATAAAAATAAAGATAATGTAAAAACTTATTTTCTCATGACTGTTTTTTTCAGGGTTTTTTCTCCATTaattgtgagtgtgtgcgtgtgcatgtgtatgtgtgtgtgtgtgtgtgtgtgtgcgtgtgtgtgtgtgcgtgtgaaaaCAAACAGTAACAAACATGTGGAGCGGTCCACTCTCAACTGTTTTCTATGAACACATTTCCACATACTACAGTACCTCCAATAAATATATGGCACATCATAGCATCTTCCCATTTGTTCTATCTGATCAACAGCAAAAAATCAATAACACCATTTAAATGGTTGAATAGAACTTCGCTTTGTTATTAGCTGagcaacaaagggaagtaagcactctcaATTACCATAGAAAACAGTGATTCAGAgcttttacttccccccttTCTTAGATCTTGACATTTGTGCTCAGCCTCacttgatttttattttttgtatttcttTATGTTTGTTATAATATGCACAAATTAACTTCCCAAGACCAACATAGAGGagcctcctttttaagacctccaaaattcTGAGAAAAATGAGGTCCTAAAAAGAAGAAACTCGTAAAATGGGAATCAATTTACACAGCccgttatgaacagaatatctgacgggcgcagtggcgtggtggtaagacgtcggcctcctaatcgggaggtcgtgagttcgaatcccggtctctgccgcctggtgggttaagagtggagatttttccgatctcccaggtcaacttatgtgcagacctgctaatgacttaacccccttcgtgtgtacacgcaagcacaagaccaagtgcgcacggaaaagatcctgtaatccatgtcagagttcggtgggttatagaaacacgaaaatacccagcatgcctcccccgaaatcggcgtatgctgcctggatggcggggtaaaaacggtcatacacgtaaaaatccactcgtgctaaaaacatgagtgaacgtgggagtctaagcccatgaacgaagaagaagaagaagaagaacagaataTCAGAAAATGAGGTCCTAAAAAGAAGAAACTCGTAAAATGGGAGTCAATTTACACAGCccgttatgaacagaatatctgagaaaatgaggtccTCAAAAGGACAGAGTCTTAAATTAAAATAGGAATCAATTTACAGggattatgaacagaatatctgagaaaacagggtcttaaaagggatcgagggagtcttaaattaggggaaTCTAAAAAGGGGGGTTCGACTGTAGTTCAAGGTTGCTACATGTACTACCaacctgtcttcttcttcttctgcgtttgtgggctgaaactcccacgtacactcgtgttttttgcacgagtggaattttacgtgtatgactgttttttaccccgccatttaggcagccatacgccgttttcggaggaagcatgctgggtattatcgtgtttctataacccaccgaactctgacatggattacaggatctttttcgtgcgcacttggtcttgtgcttgcgtgtacacacgggggtgttcggacaccgaggagagtctgcacacaaagttgactctgagaaataaatctctcgccgaacgtggggacgaactcacgctgacagcagccaactggatacaaatccagcgcgctaccgactgagctacatccccgccctaccaACCTGTAATCGGCAAACATTGTGATGGTGTCAATGTCAGTGAACTCCCCCAGACCTTTGCCTTCACACGCACCCCACACGTCAGCAATCAGAATCTGAGCTCTCTTCAAGATCCCCACTGCAAAGGTTAAACAAAAAATCCTTTTTTTAAGCAAGTTTCTCAGACATGTGCAGCTTAACCAAAATGTTATGATTCTCTGTGTGAATCTAGGCTGGCTTGTATATATCAGTTTGTTTCAGACATGCCCCTTCTGAAAAAAATAGgtatttcttgtgtgtgtgtgtgtgtgtgtgtgtgtgtgtgtgtgtgtgtgtgtgtgtgtgtgtgtgtgtgtgtgtgtgtgtgtgtgtgtgtgtgtgtgggcgtttTGTTTCCATTCACTCTCAGCATTATATTCTTCTCACTGATGGTTGGCGTCAGTTAGATTTTGCCGATCATGTGCAAGTGCatagacactgacacacatgccAAAGAATGTTTTCAAGAGGATGTGTTCATAGTCATACATTTACTATCACTGTAAAAATGTTTAATCACCATTATCTAGATGACATTCCATGCATTGTCTTTTTTTGGTGTAAGCCCTATACAGATCTACAGCCTCTGTCACCTCATCAGATACACTGCAATCAGATTTCAACAAAATTAACCATTATTCTTAACAAAAACACTGCCGCACAACAAGTAAACATACTGTACTACTCGCTTATCACCGTATGCAAGTTCTATACTCACATTGCTTGCCATTGTAGCTGACGACATCTCTGTAAGATGGAAAGTCACGCACGATGAGCTGCAGAAGTTTCTGTGCACTCTTGTCACACTCCTCGATGCAGTTCACAAAGCTTCCAGTGTACTTCTGCACAGTGTCAGCAAAACACAATTTTGTTACATACATGTGTGACAGGGACGCAGTAGTCCCCCTTGTCACGGGCAGTTCCTCTGCATTGACGGAGTTGTCTCCCTCTCAAAGAATGAGCTATTCAAAGTAGCTCGATGTTTTTGGTACGTCGGAAGACAGCACATCCGTGAGATGTGGAGTACCCGTTTGTGATGGGGTGTGGCTGCTGTTGTCACCTTGTATGCTCTTGGAAACCTTTGCGTACCTATAGCAGTTTTTATCGGGATATTAACTTAGCTCTAAAATCTCATTCCTGTTTGGtgatcaggcatgggaattgaaaattgtaaaaaaggcggaaaatttataactgaagacgcgaagcgtcaagtcgacggcgcgaagagcctagccttactaggggggtccgggggcatgcccctccGAAAAAatgtttctccaaagaacccagatggtgcaatctggtgtcatctgagctccaagtttgccattaaattctgtttttagaatcagagtttttagtacaaaaatgtaccaatttttgcttttttgaagaaaaaaaatatatacatgtattatatggtttaaatttgtaaaaaaattgatctgttgagacaaacaggaaaatgtaacttgtaacacaatctgtgcaatctggtttactttcaaacataaaagttcaataagtgcgtgaacaaagtacggaaagttttcgcgggcttttgcgcaaaggccaaagtaaccggtgctttttttgtgtgcctcccccctttattttttcggtggACACTTTTACATTTTCGgcggaaaaaaaaataattcgccgtttggcggacaattcccatgcctgggtGATTCTTGTGCTTCGGGCACTCGGTTACacgtctgcctgcctgcctgcctgtctgtctcagtgtctgtctctctctctctccattctgACATTCACACTTACCTTGAGCAAAACCTTGCCAGCCTCTTGCATAATCTCAATCCTTTTGTCAATCAGCGGAATGTCGTGGTCAGAATCTGAGCGAAACACCTTCATGAAGTCGTTATGACTGATGGTGGCATAGTAGTTGGGGTCCATGATGGGGATTCCCTCCTGCACGAATGAActgataataataaaaacaaatgttgCATCACTACTTTTGTTTTCTATCTACTCCTTTTTTGCGTTGAATGCTGAAATGTCTCTATTGTGAATAGGATAAAGTATACCGTATGAATGCATTGTCTAACTTAAAATGTAAACATGATCAGTTCAGACCATCACAGTTGCATACATGTTCAAAGGGATATTTATTTCATGCATACAGTAGAAATGCTTTCCTAATAACAAACAAATATGCTTTGACTGGCAACttgatcgttttaaaaacaagatCATCAGGAGTGAATTCCTCCATCAGAATTTTattttaagaaaaagagagggggagacagacagatacagacagacatcagtctcagagagacagacaaatagacagacaaacagacagacactgagacggTGTACATTTTGGAGTAGGTAACTCCAAACTCACATCTATGGCTCTGTTCATAGCAGCGCAGAGGGACCAGTAGCCGGTGTGCTCCCCCCCTTTGTACTTGACCATGTACTTCTTCCTCTCATCTTCTGACCAAAAAGAAAAGTTCAGCGTGTCTGCCAGGAACACCctgcaaacagaaaaaaaaaataaacaaatcctCAGAAACTTTGCTCTGGATGGCATGAGAATTGAAACATTGGCTTTCAGTTGAAAGTAAAAGTTTGGAAAAtctttgaaaagaaaagaacaaaccAAAATGGATTTCATTAAGAAAACAGGTTGCAAaaactgagtgtgtgtgtgtgtggcactcACATCAAGCAGACAAGCGATTGTCTTTGATAGTTTTAGCTGCACGATATATCAATGTACACAGCCTCTTTTGCTCACATAAAGTCCTTACCCACCCACTTGCAAAACATCCATGCACAAATAAACATGAAAATAATcaatccccctcccccaaaatcTTTCAGAAAAAGCAACAATTAAGCACAAAATCTTATTCACGTTGCACGCGTCATTTTCAGTGAACTGTAACGTTAATCCTACAACTTACCAGTCTACAGCTGCTTTGTCGCTGGTCTTGGGGTTGAGCGGATGTTCCTTCCACGTCTTTACATCAAACTCTTTCTTCTTCACTTTGTCCACAATCTGTAATTTAAACAGGATCAAAACATGAGTTAGCAAGATTTTTGAACAGTGGAAACCTGTAATTCAATATACACAAGACTGAAAGTGAAAGTACACAAAATGTACggtaaaaagaaaggaaaaagaatCAACAGAATTACGGAAAAGTTTCTTTTTTCTCATTGAACAGCTCCATTGAAATTTGGTAAGACAGGCAAACACTGTGTCTGTGAAATGCACTTGGGCTGCAGGCAGACGATGCACTGTAGCTGCATGCAGTATTTAGTAAAGCTCCTTCTGCACACACGTGTGCAAGTGGACTTATGCAATGATACAGGCATTCAACTATCAAGTCATTCTCCTATAAATTGGCATGTGAACTTTCCACTATTTCTTCTGTCTTTATTTTGATTGCATGGAAGCTAGTGGTGAGGGTtgaaggggggaagggggtgggtgggtggggggttaTATTTAGCTGGTGGACTTATATGACGGTTTTTCAATTTTGAGGCAAAAACGTGTCTTTGAACTTCAAAAAAATTCAGAGCTTCACACAGTGCTCCGATTGTACTGAAATTCGGGTtaatgtcttcttcaaaatgtccTTCGCAAACTGGTCAAGAGTTTTGCGTTATTTGTGTGTTTACCTTATACCTTTTAAGGTCAAATAGTAAGCGAGGGTGTCAAAAAATGGGTGTCTTTTGGTTAGAAGGCAAAATTTCAAATGTCTGTAGATCGTCAGAAAAAAATCGTACATGaatgaaaaaatattcaaaaaattgttttttagaACACTAACCGATCTGTGAGCAGCTTTTTTAATGTCCTTTTATACTTTATTTATGAAACGAAAATAAAAGAGCAAAAAATGCTGTCTTCACTTTTTATGTCCGTCGTGTCACGTTTACTGAACGCGACTGAAAAACAATGACGGGTCCCTTTTTTCGTAATTTTAAATGTAACCAAGATCGCGTCCCTTTTGTCGCCTCCTTTCAGGAAAAACCTATCGCCGCGTGGCCTTTACGTCTTATTTTATTGGTGTCCTGAAGTTGTCAAAGTGAGTATTAAAATTATTTTATGTCCATCGTGTCACGGGGTGTGTGATAGTGATTAAAACTTGAAATGTGCTCAAATCACATTCAATACATGGGACTTTGGGACACTTAACTATCTAGATTTgaaattgcaatcaaatttggaACAGGGAgcattcataattttttttgttgaaatttgtccATCGTGTCACGGTCCATCGTGTCACGATCTCAGTCGTGACACGATGGACACAATTGTGACACAACGGACATATTCGTGTGTCTTGTTCGATGTAATTCAGTTATTTATGTATAGGCGATGAAATGGGCTAGCTATACACCTGACAATGTAAGCATGTAGATCTAGTGatacatacactcttcaaaaaaagttaaggatcggttgaaaaaacggatctaattataaaaaaattgccaaaaaattaaacatcgacataataatcaaaagattaatgtgtttgaattaacaaatgaacaatgagtcttgacctagaattttgtttggcaggcagagttatttccctttgtgtgaCTTCTCAAAAGTGTCTGCATTTTGGTAGAAAAAGGGtggttttttatagccccatgaagtttgcggaacgcatgccagggcaaaaggttgtgatgcacgtgctacaacagggtcctggctattgTACATCGCTCACCACCTTGtatttaaaggttgacacgctgacacaattatgcacagtagcaacatgcccccacgaagaaaactgagcaaTTTGGATAGAgtaagggcaataggatggctacaagacagtgttgctgccaggcaagtggccccaaggcttgcagtggctccctctgtcatcattagactaaaacagagattccacgcagctggaagagtgcaggagcgacaacgttctcgtcggcccagagtcaccacacaaagagaggatcgcttcattcagaggcaggccatgcaacaaagaatggctacggcaaacaaccttaggcaacgcctacaagctaccacggcaacactgttgttagtggtcagacgatccgaaaccgctcacacaactttggcttgcgtgcaaggcgtccagtccgaggaacaaccctgactgctaatcaccgagcagctcgccgagcctggtgcactcaacatgtgaggtggcaacgtcagcagtgggctcaggtgttgtttacagatgagtcccgcttttgcttggaacctgctgatggtcgcatccgagtgtgaaggcgtcgcggagagcccttcgcagaaggcgctgttctggaacgacagcgttttggcggaggctctgtgatggtctggggagggatcagcacacgtcaaaggacacctctgtaccatgtagtgggcaacttgaccgttgtccgctaccagaatgagatcctgcaacccctggtcattccagccctccaagcgatcggccctcgtgcgattcttcaggatgacaacgcacctccccatcgctctgcagctgtaaacaccttcatcaagcaggccagggtcaacaggatgctgtggtcatccaacagcccggacctgaaccccatagagcacatgtgggacgagctttgttgtcgggtacagcaacatcaccctcctcctgccaatctgggtcaactgctgcaatggctccagcaggagtggaatggagttcccagagcatacatatgcaacctgatccactccatgcgccaacgatgtgttgaatgcctggcacacaacggagggcacacgcgttattgacactgattcacattgttgtgaattccattttcgagggttgtcacgtttgacacactctagctaaattgtcgctgccgcgttcgatctttgctttgtttgtcattacgccttggttgttcaattatataatttttaaaaaaaagaaagaattcggtcttgtctgttatgtgtggcgtgcttgtaaaaaagttatccttaactttttttgaagagtgtagaaGGAATTCGACCGGAAGATTATCTTGGGCGTTGGGTGTTTGTCGCTTACGACAAGATGGCATATCCCGGTCTAGTGGTAGACGTTGACAATGGAGAATACCTGGTGGACTGCTTGCACCAACTTGGAAAGGACAATTGTTTCTTTTCACCAAGAATGAAGGACACACTATGGTACCCCCATGAAGATATTCTGGCTGTCATCTCTGAGCCAGTTAAAAAAGATGGCTTCTCTGATCATTACACTGTAGATCTATTTGTATGGAATCATGTGCAAGAGAAGCTTTTCCGGAGACACACCCCGTTGCAGTCTAATGTGTTCACTCAACCTAGAGCTCGCTATCATAACAGACATTAAGTTCAAAGACGGTTACCTTTACACTTTTTCAGTCGTTCCTCTTGACTCGTTCAGTTTGATAAAAATGCCATGTGGAAAGGCATTCCAAttctgctttttgtttgtttagtttaatacccaattttaaaaaaatgtaattttcaAACTTGCTTCCTTTTGTATGTGCAAATGTCTATCGTGTCACGAGCGTGTCCATCGTGTCACGAGCGTGTCCATCGTGTCACACTGCACACTAAGGCTTAATTTGCAAACCAAAGATGTTGTTTCATAATCAAGGGTTTTGGGTGCCTGTTGCCATCGTTTAGAGTTACtagtaaaaaaaagtttcacaTAAATGTGTGCATTTGTTTCAGTATTATGTGTGTTGACGTGTGCTGTGATTTATTACTTTTTCT from Littorina saxatilis isolate snail1 linkage group LG4, US_GU_Lsax_2.0, whole genome shotgun sequence includes these protein-coding regions:
- the LOC138964292 gene encoding queuosine 5'-phosphate N-glycosylase/hydrolase-like isoform X2, with product MDGVTLPRESGRIITETAKDVFIDQDGIAKVAQVIVDKVKKKEFDVKTWKEHPLNPKTSDKAAVDWVFLADTLNFSFWSEDERKKYMVKYKGGEHTGYWSLCAAMNRAIDEGIPIMDPNYYATISHNDFMKVFRSDSDHDIPLIDKRIEIMQEAGKVLLKKYTGSFVNCIEECDKSAQKLLQLIVRDFPSYRDVVSYNGKQLGILKRAQILIADVWGACEGKGLGEFTDIDTITMFADYRIPQALVYFGAMKYSESLMEKLKKDTRMENGDRLEVEIRGVSIWVTELIRDEVVKMLKADPETKDVNVNAVLIDHYLWDYRRDHATDMADIPFHKVRCIYY
- the LOC138964292 gene encoding queuosine 5'-phosphate N-glycosylase/hydrolase-like isoform X1, which codes for MLNERGKSSLFDSDYLPSRQLLLSASLSACVVCFSICSKMDGVTLPRESGRIITETAKDVFIDQDGIAKVAQVIVDKVKKKEFDVKTWKEHPLNPKTSDKAAVDWVFLADTLNFSFWSEDERKKYMVKYKGGEHTGYWSLCAAMNRAIDEGIPIMDPNYYATISHNDFMKVFRSDSDHDIPLIDKRIEIMQEAGKVLLKKYTGSFVNCIEECDKSAQKLLQLIVRDFPSYRDVVSYNGKQLGILKRAQILIADVWGACEGKGLGEFTDIDTITMFADYRIPQALVYFGAMKYSESLMEKLKKDTRMENGDRLEVEIRGVSIWVTELIRDEVVKMLKADPETKDVNVNAVLIDHYLWDYRRDHATDMADIPFHKVRCIYY